gaagtttcctattttttttggtacaatgAGGAGCCTGAAGCCGAAACATAGGTAAACAGTTTGAAGTACATGACAGAAACATTCTGGAGAACTAGTGAGGCACAATTGCTCAGATACTTGCAACACAGATAGATGAGCCAGTGAGTTGAAAAAGGAGAAGGAATATAcgggagaaaaaaatagaatagaattttttattttaatgatgTATGAGGTGGACTAgtcttattatatataataatttttttttataaaaaaatatcatagccCATAGCCATTTTTACCGTTCCTAATTAGAGTAGCTAATTAGAAAAATACCATCTACTTTccaacactccccctcaagatggAGCGAAGATATCATGGAGTCCCATCTTATTATAGATAAATGTAAAAACTGAAGTGCTAAGCCCTTTCGTATAAATATCAGCTAGCTGTTCAGAGGATTTGATAAAAGGAAGGCAGATAACATACTGATCTAGCTTTTCTTTAATAAAATGTCGATCAACTTCAATATGCTTCGTCCAATCATGCTGAATaggattattagaaatattaatggCTGACTTATTATCACAGAAGAGAGACATAGGAGGAGACCGAAAAAGATGCAACTCAGTCAGAAATTATTTTAACCATGTAACTTCACAGACCCTTTGAGCTAAGGCCCGATATTCAACCTCTGCACTGGAACGAGCAACCACATCCTGCTTCTTACTGTGCCATGTCATAAGATTACCATCTAAGAAAGTATAATAATCTGAGGTGGACTTTCTATCATCCAAAGCTCTAGCCCAGTCAgcatcagtatacccctcaatcTTAAGGTGTCCATGACGAAAAAACAGAAGATCACGTCCAGGACACCCTTTAAGATAACGCACAATCTGATAAGCAGCTTCCTGATGTCTCTCACGATGATCGTGCATATACTGACTCACGACACTAACAACAAAAGTGATGTCAGGACGaatatgagaaaaataaattAGTCATCCCAGTAGGCACTGATATCTCTCCCAATCAACTGGAGTACCACCATCTGCCATGAGACGATGGTTCTGCTTGATGGGAGTAGCTGCAGGTCTACAACCCAATATGCCTGTTTCTGTCAGTAAGTCAAGCACATACTTCCGCTGAGAAAGAAAAATGCCATGAGATGATCTAGCAACTTCAATCCCAAGGAAGTATCTCAAAGGACCAAGATCCTTGATTTCAAATGACTGAGCTAAACGGATCTTTAGACGATCAATCTCTGAAAGATCATCATCCGTCAGAATTATATCATCAATGTACACTATTAAAACTGCAACCTTCCCACTGTTATACTGAAAAAATATAGTATGATCGACATTACTTTGCCGATAATCTATTTCTAGTACTGCACATCGGAACCGATCAAACCAAGTCTGAGGTGACTATTTCAAGCCATAAAGTGAGTGACGCAGCGGACATACCTTTCCAATAGTTGCAGCACTAGAGAAATCTGAAGAAATTTTCATGTACATCTCCTCTTGAAGATCCCTATATAAAAAAGCGTTCTTAACATCTAATTGAGAAAGACTCCAGCCAAGATTAGCAGCATAAGAAATAAGGATCCTCATAGAGTTGATCTTTGCAACTGGAGCAAAAGTTTTATCATAGTCTATTTCGTATATCTGAGTATAATTTTTTGCTACCAATTACGCTTTATAGTGATCAACAGTCCTCTCTGGAGTttgtttcactgtaaaaatcCATCTGCAGCCAACAACTTGTTTTCCAGCAGGTAATGGAACAAGCTCCCATGTATTGTTCTTGACCAAGGCCTTCATCTCCTTAAGCATTGCCTCTTTCCATTTTGAATCTGTCATAGCATCCTTCCAGTGCGAGGGAATAGAGATAGAAGCTAGAGATGCAATAAAAGATCTATATGAAGGTAAAAGAGACTCATAGGAAACAAAATCAGCAATATCATGATGGTAACGAGGAGGAATAATATGTGGATGAGAAACTTTTCTATGAGCAATAGGAAGATGTAAATCAGTTAAAAGAATGTTGTTGTCATTATTATTGAGAAAGGAAGATACTGGAGCCAACTCTGAAGAAGACTGTTGGGTAGTAGGAGAATGCATACTAGGCTTTGTAATATGTAGAGAAGACTGCTGCTCCCCCTATCGATCAGAATTGCTATCTGATTGCTCCTGCTTTCCAGACTCCTGCTCCTTAGACTCTCCCTCACGATCGATGAAATCAAACGAAACACCGGGAGAGAAGAGAAAGTTAGATACAATAGTAGATTGATTGGTTGGCACATCCATGGGATCACTGCTAAAGAATGCCTCAGACTCTCGGAATGTCCATCCATACTGACCAACATACACCGCCTGGAAGGATAATAGCATTTGTATCCCTTATGAGTGGCAGAATAGCCAACAAAAATATACTTGAGAACCTAAGGATCAAGTTTACCAATCATAGACTGATGATCTCAGACAAAGCATACACACCCAAATACCCGAGGAGGTATAACAAAAGAAGATACTCCTTGTAGGCACTCAGGTGGCGTCCGATAGTCTAAAGCTTGAAGAGGCATCCGGTTAATAAGATAGGCTGCAGTAAGAACCGCCTCATCCCAAAAGAACTTAGGAACCCTCATAGTGAAGGACAAAAATCAAGTTACTTCCAATAAGTGTCGATTTTTACGTTCAGCAACACCATTCTGAGCAGGCATATCAACACATATAGTTTGATGGACAATCCCATGAGTAGCTAAATGCTCACGAAACTCTCTATTAATGTACTCAGTGCCATTATCAGATCTCAGAGTTTTGATTGTGGCATTAATCTGAGTATTTACAAACTTGTAGAACTCCTTGAAGTGTTAGAATTCaagatttgaagcatgcatatgtattttaaaacttaattttctaaacaccgcagtggcaaataagattaaaataattttaatctaaattttgcatgcataaaaatataaaatcaaatggatctatttcatatgttgaaattgatatatgctgaaatttagaatgtgatcaaatcacatacttttttcgcaatctctttcttcaaatctggatctgaaagagacgaggctctctgttagctgcacaagtgtccggcctctacaagtatccactcgagatcagtctggaatagccctctataatcaaaattttgattctccaaaatttaacctgctgaatctgaacgaagcttggatcgcgatcaacacttgatctttctccttgattttcttcttctcctcttctctagagtttctccttgctatgtgctgctatcagatgctagaaactagcaagaaagaggTATGCAAACTCCTTGGGGCATGGAATACCTTGGGATGCGTGTCCCAAGGGAAGGGCGTGTAGAACgccaaagagaagagaaaaggagaggaagagagggcgtgggaagagtttttgggtgtgaggggctgctagtttggatgatttagggaccttaggggaggtccctttaaatagacataaggattgaatcatattcaatttcataatacaagtcatacttgcattaagattcctataaacttaaattatccaacttacattaggaagctcattaggcaccaataattggagcccttgcacccataattagacatcccaaaatacactcaagagatgccccatatgaaaataaaaggccctctaatcaatggacacgcctaaattgatcaaatcaaggtggcgccccataataactatcaagaagattcataagagactggcacccttaatttatgtgatccataaccttagacacccaataattgaagtctcatgaatcttattcataaggttattagcagataattaaattaaaattaacttatcaaataagtaatcccaatggaaagaggaattgggtccaaccatgtgctagcaaggttatcatgaacccaatggatttctctaaatccaattgatacttcataagctcaattacttattctaaacctaatctctttgttgtgtgacctcatagattcaattctatctggtagtgagacatacaatgatctctatcatcatatcattgaaactctttttaatgggtcggaataatttcattttaactcaacaagaattgtcgatccagaacaatcctagtgagctctcacaattcactagtgacacctagcagtatgtagtggcaacccagtagaactgaaatgaatctttaggtgtagttaacatatgattcagttcttctatcgtgagtcctgactagatagcaggtcatggataaatcgtcaaacctcaacatcgatcatatgatagattcaatcagcttaagtccatatgtaattctatgaaaattcttttccatcaatcatactgttatggccatagacttaaggactcagccttttaaatctcataagactacttccttctactaggattgatagatccaatcttgatgcacatcccactcctacagtggaccaactgtcgccaacatccactacaagggctccttgagatccatgttgatgtgtcagtcaaactgcagcagcctcactgcgagcagtagtgtcatctcaggtcaaaagaccagttacacaactgcagcatcgagaaaatcactaacgagtgagcagacatctatgtgacttctcgtattggtcacgctcagtgctagttattctctaacaaccatctgcactctcgatccagtgtctctacactgcatactcgagacccatctgtccgaagaaagcaattcgtgcactggtctatccggatcaatcaccatctccatgatgatcctataatcaggagcaatttaagaatcaaccatcaataacatatgtctcaaattctcaactctttgagaatatgtgtcattatcttattaatcccttgatgattcatggacacataaacatgaatggtaatataactatccaataagtacaaaatcatgtcctaaaaatatgaaatgtgtcagccaagattggcttctagggcatacatccaataatcttccacttgcactaaagtcaatctgccatgtaccaagtccTGTCTTCACAAGACAAGCTATAGTCTTAAGCtaactaagtgacttaccagtggatcatctacatcacatgtggagtttactctctgcacctctatgtatttttacttgAAGTGGTCGCATGTTCTGCTGCTTTATGtgtttggatatctggtgagacctaggctccttagcaaaggctatggtgtcattatctttgcagtatagtgtcacagcatctgatggcatgacaaccaattctgcaactaacattaaaaccagaatgcatcctacacatctacaatgtactcagctttcattgatcgattatttgaaatccttcTAAAATATCGATATAGGAATACtcccatgatgtagatattctaccatcaacatcaaacataaagtctgaattgatgtattctcccactcctagctttgatccttcttcgaacatgtcctcagttcttcttaagagcttaaggatattttcacagcaatccaacgctcacagcctggatacaactgatatctacttgtgacaattaTGGTATAATCAGTTTAAGTACTTTATGGCATACCACTATGTCagagaggatagcagacccctctccaagatttctatgctgaatgctttcagcatccgatctctgtactttatctgtgaaaatacatgcatctaattgcatctatctctatagatttttaggatgctcactttatgtctttgacagagaaatctatattcaaccatattttaattgatgccagtattggatactcccactgacccttttaaaatctataatttctcaaatctgatcaaataatttgatcatatcattgaaatgaatgttccaactccaagggtattgtggtctttatgatcacctatcacaagaaataaaatccataggctattccatatagaaatcttcaaaagatctctactcagaaaaGTTATTTCatatcctttcttggagtcgatgtctcacatcgtctcgttgtaggttctgggatcatctctatattttctatctcccatgagaaatgattttctctacatcctctgttaagcatactcaagtatctttcgagaggattggagatcctactatgtgtacgaggtggaggaatacacgtctactggctcatgattaatatgttcttaaggtctCAAGGCTTTCTGCTCTTCgaagacactctcttagagcttaactttcctctcaCTGCTTTATCTTGattaaacaatttttcaagaagatagcattgagtcacaatcacattataatcccatcgaaaagtaatttcctaaactcttttaggaagagctttatagatctatcctctaacatatccacctactgtcctagacatagactggacatccttgaatctcaaaataatcaagattcagttctcgccatgtcatatcttatatggtatggtagtaacagatttagagagaacccaatttcatagaaataaagcatgtccctaaaaaaatataaataaatcagtgaatttcattatgaaccagatcatatctcatacagtctcccgactcttcttatctcattgagctgaaattaactaagaggggtccaatatgaaacaataccattttatgagataatcgaaaattttttttcaatggtattacatcttcgatccgatcgaagtaccttcagaaattttttgatttgtttctctacttacatctaaattctttgaatatttcaaaaatttcagatttgtatctcatatataaaatagagacaactctttggttagcacatcacctgggctacatacatcaaatgtgtacaaggataagtatctcagtggtccttttcctcttgtcccacaagagtagcttggtcatattttctcaaagagatgatgcataaactagatttgactcaacagtcaatgagcccaagcccatattttttcagtttgttaatcatttcttctccaatatgacttaactATAGGTTCcgtatatactttaaattttatctcaattttggatctctcagatccaatggcattcactaattgctcaattaagttcacatatgcatcaacatgcaaatgatagagaccatctctaagaattaaatccaaatgatgatca
Above is a genomic segment from Elaeis guineensis isolate ETL-2024a chromosome 1, EG11, whole genome shotgun sequence containing:
- the LOC140856424 gene encoding secreted RxLR effector protein 161-like, which codes for MHDHRERHQEAAYQIVRYLKGCPGRDLLFFRHGHLKIEGYTDADWARALDDRKSTSDYYTFLDGNLMTWHSKKQDVVARSSAEVEYRALAQRHDWTKHIEVDRHFIKEKLDQYVICLPFIKSSEQLADIYTKGLSTSVFTFIYNKMGLHDIFAPS